In Psychrobacter ciconiae, the following are encoded in one genomic region:
- a CDS encoding patatin-like phospholipase family protein codes for MWYASQSTPNFAFSSLISRLIATVIMVIGVLFTSACQSAPTHPPAASPIPKAPKVALVLGGGAAKGIAHVGVIQALEDNGIRPDIIVGTSVGSLVGSLYASGMSATNLTKVTLNTPDSALVDFTLSNQGFIEGIKLKNFINQQVNNQPIEALPIQFAAIATEQGSLAKTVLNSGNSGLAVQASCSVPNLFIAPRIPEKVGKKYIDGGVSSLVPVDTARDLGADIVIAVDVTAAKPPAETAAQLAKLKNGQTIDIKSLASFWGLFEQSIAAGLYQPLPLNKAAANSSTSTSKTAHNREALRADVLIIPEVGHTSFVDTRERAALISAGKKATLAKLPEIQKIIADKTKIIQ; via the coding sequence ATGTGGTATGCTTCTCAATCAACGCCTAATTTTGCGTTTTCGTCACTGATTTCGCGCCTAATTGCTACCGTTATTATGGTGATTGGCGTTCTTTTTACCAGTGCTTGTCAAAGCGCGCCAACCCATCCACCGGCAGCCTCCCCCATTCCAAAAGCCCCAAAGGTTGCCTTGGTACTAGGTGGCGGCGCTGCAAAAGGCATTGCTCATGTCGGCGTTATTCAAGCGCTTGAGGACAACGGCATCAGACCTGACATCATCGTGGGCACCAGTGTTGGTAGCCTTGTTGGTAGCCTTTACGCCAGCGGCATGAGCGCGACCAACTTAACCAAAGTGACCCTAAACACGCCCGACAGCGCGCTTGTGGACTTTACCCTTTCCAATCAAGGTTTTATTGAAGGGATTAAATTAAAAAACTTTATCAATCAGCAGGTCAATAACCAGCCGATAGAAGCCTTACCGATACAATTTGCCGCCATTGCCACCGAGCAAGGCAGCTTAGCAAAAACGGTGCTGAATTCGGGAAATTCAGGGCTTGCCGTTCAAGCGTCGTGCAGCGTTCCAAACCTGTTTATCGCCCCAAGAATCCCTGAAAAGGTTGGTAAAAAATACATCGATGGCGGTGTTTCAAGCTTAGTTCCGGTCGATACGGCGCGCGATTTGGGCGCGGACATTGTCATCGCTGTGGATGTGACCGCGGCAAAACCGCCTGCGGAAACTGCCGCGCAATTGGCAAAATTAAAAAATGGTCAAACCATTGATATTAAATCGCTAGCCAGCTTTTGGGGCTTATTTGAACAAAGCATTGCCGCAGGGCTTTATCAACCCTTACCGCTGAACAAAGCTGCTGCTAACAGCTCGACCTCAACTTCGAAAACCGCTCATAACCGTGAGGCGTTACGCGCTGATGTGCTCATCATTCCAGAGGTCGGTCACACAAGCTTTGTCGATACCCGCGAGCGGGCGGCGTTAATTAGCGCCGGTAAGAAGGCAACGCTTGCAAAGCTTCCTGAGATTCAAAAA